Proteins co-encoded in one Ziziphus jujuba cultivar Dongzao chromosome 9, ASM3175591v1 genomic window:
- the LOC107418116 gene encoding protein FAR1-RELATED SEQUENCE 9-like: MDNDSYVGKDINMSLEDEDKKDEGNITSQEQIEAIHSKILDEIIPKIGIEFKSEDEAYNFYNAYAYKTGKYRITDFIAQHTHVISTPSKSHLHRSQRKLTFVQAAEIDIADSSGIAPKSSLELMAKRVGGYENLGFICDDYKNYLKTKRTIQMKVGETVSFDTTYRKNQSGRPFAMFVGVNHHKQTTIFGAALLYDESAETFIWLFDIFVKAMSANNLSGVFAKFREFAKDFRSCIYDYEEEQEFFLAWNAMLEKYDLKDNDWLIRMFDLRKKWALRLIEDRRYEELKADFKATQSTPSLSFPVEILKDAASIYTPTVFKVFQDELCKVYDCAMQIFDHIGTVTEYKVTNHKKQFQHTVRYDFFDNTVICSCRKFEFIGILCSHALKVLSSKDIKKIPIQYILKRWTKSAKLGNSEFVFANNINEDPKVSLARRYKDLCRLQTQVAMKAAETEETYKIARTALAKILEDVDAYLKDNNIGKSISKIVETTTVPSASEKIKGIKNKKRVRGKSTRSRNALERVRKKKNVALGEPSQQQSHASGIAHNDVSSNFNSQDLLNLPFNIVPGYHGDQCLVERKIEKEALMAAAAAR; this comes from the exons ATGGATAATGATAGTTATGTGGGTAAAGATATTAATATGTCATTGGAAGATGAAGATAAAAAAGATGAAGGAAACATAACTAGTCAAGAACAAATAGAAGCGATTCATTCTAAAATTTTGGATGAAATAATACCAAAAATTGGAATAGAATTTAAAAGTGAAGATGAAGCTTATAACTTTTATAATGCTTATGCTTACAAG ACTGGTAAATATCGTATTACTGATTTCATTGCCCAACATACACATGTGATATCAACTCCCAGTAAAAGTCATTTGCATAGGTCTCAGCGGAAGTTAACTTTTGTCCAAGCAGCTGAAATAGATATAGCTGATAGTTCAGGAATTGCTCCTAAATCAagtttggagttaatggctaaGCGAGTAGGTGGATATGAAAATCTTGGATTTATTTGTGATGATTATAagaattacttgaaaacgaaaAGAACAATTCAAATGAAGGTAGGAGAGACAG TTAGCTTTGATACAACTTATAGGAAAAATCAAAGTGGTCGACCTTTTGCTATGTTTGTAGGGGTGAACCACCATAAGCAAACTACCATATTTGGAGCTGCATTATTATACGATGAAAGTGCTGAAACATTTATCTGGttgtttgatatttttgtaaaagcaATGTCag CAAATAATCTTAGTGGAGTTTTTGCCAAATTTCGAGAATTTGCCAAAGATTTTCGTAGCTGCATATATGATtatgaagaagaacaagaattttttcTAGCTTGGAATGCAATGCTTGAGAAATATGATCTTAAAGATAATGATTGGCTTATACGAATGtttgatttgagaaagaaatgggCATTG AGGTTAATTGAAGATCGTCGTTATGAAGAACTAAAGGCTGATTTCAAAGCGACTCAAAGTACTCCATCGTTATCATTTCCAGTTGAAATTCTAAAAGATGCAGCAAGTATTTACACCCCAACTGTATTCAAGGTGTTCCAAGATGAGTTATGTAAGGTTTATGATTGTGCTATGCAAATATTTGATCATATTGGGACAGTGACAGAGTACAAAGTTACCaatcataaaaaacaatttcagCATACTGTTAGATATGATTTTTTTGATAACACAGTGATTTGCAGTTGTAGAAAGTTTGAGTTTATAGGAATTTTGTGCTCCCATGCTCTTAAAGTTCTTTCTTCAAAGGATATAAAGAAAATTcctatacaatatatattgaaacGATGGACAAAATCTGCAAAGTTAGGAAATTCTGAATTTGTATTTgcaaataatataaatgaagACCCTAAAGTAAGTTTGGCAAGACGTTATAAGGATCTGTGTAGATTGCAAACTCAAGTGGCAATGAAGGCAGCAGAAACAgaagaaacatataaaattgcAAGAACTGCTCTTGCTAAGATTTTAGAAGATGTGGATGCATATTTAAAAGACAATAATATTGGAAAATCCATTTCTAAAATCGTAGAGACTACAACCGTACCAAGTGCTAGTGAGAAgattaaaggaattaaaaataagaaaagagtaCGTGGAAAATCTACAAGGTCAAGAAATGCTCTTGAAAGGGTgcgaaagaagaaaaatgttgcACTTGGAGAGCCATCTCAGCAACAGTCACATGCTAGTGGAATAGCACATAATGAT GTTTCTTCTAATTTTAATAGTCAAGATCTATTAAACTTGCCATTCAACATTGTGCCTGGATACCATGGTGATCAA TGCttggtagaaagaaaaatagagaaagaagccTTAATGGCTGCTGCTGCTGCacggtag
- the LOC107426886 gene encoding organ-specific protein P4: MKSASAILVLLSLLLYFNTIESRKDPAEYWRSVMKKQPMPEAIHGLVQSDSTTLVPKRQDFNEKTDCHEKVKSFADNFESRPNISAKHDDNTKTFSDNFEPTTNNSAYHEDETKSKDDQNVGTKEAKPAFAEDFEPRPNLSVYNE; encoded by the exons ATGAAATCTGCCAGTGCCATCCTAGTTCTCCTTTCACTACTTTTG TATTTCAATACTATAGAATCACGAAAAGATCCGGCTGAGTACTGGAGAAGTGTGATGAAAAAGCAACCAATGCCAGAGGCAATTCATGGGCTTGTTCAATCAGATTCTACGACACTAGTACCAAAACGGCAAGATTTCAATGAGAAAACCGATTGCCATGAAAAAGTGAAATCTTTTGCTGATAACTTTGAATCCAGACCCAACATCTCAGCTAAACATGACGACAATACTAAAACTTTTTCTGATAACTTCgaaccaacaaccaacaactcgGCTTACCATGAGGATGAAACTAAAAGTAAAGATGATCAAAATGTTGGTACAAAAGAAGCTAAACCTGCATTTGCTGAAGATTTCGAGCCAAGGCCTAACCTTTCTGTTTACAATGAGTAG